GTCCGTATTATTATCCGATGAGTTCAAATATTAGTTATAGTTTTTATTCTTGTTATCCGTCTCCGGCTAACAATCAAGTTTCTTCAAATCCTACTTCAATAGCTTGTTCATATGTAATTACAGGAAAAGAAGATGTTATGTGGGGGAAGGCTGAAGGGAAGGATACACTTTATTTGGGTAATACCTACTCTGGTTTTAATGCAATGTATTTCCGCAAGGTGGAAAATGCTCCGGTTCCGAATTTGCAGTTCAAGCATTGTCTGACTAGATTAAACTTTAAAGCATTGACTGGAACGGGATTTGGAGAGACTACTCCAGTTGCTATTAAGAATATAAAAGTGTTAAATGTGCCAACAGGAGTTAGACTGGCAGTTGCAGGAGATGGAGCAGGAGTACTGACTGCTACGGGACTTACTGGTGATATGTCTTTGTATAATGGAGATACTGCTATGGGAAATGAATTGATAATACCGGAGACAAGTACAGATAAAAAAGATGCAACATCATTAGGAACTGTATTGGTTATGCCGTCAGAAACCGGAACTTATAACCTTTCTGTAACTTTGGTAGGTGTTGATGGAGAAGGTAAGGCTATAACACAAGATATAACAGGTCCGGTAACAATTACTAGTAAAGACGGTTTCAAGGCTGGAACTCAATATAATGTGATTCTGACTGCGTATGGATTACAAATCGTGAAAGTAGAGGCTACGATGGGAACTTGGGGTGTTGGAGATGACATAACTCAGGAAATAAACTAAACATTTAGAAAATGTGTTTATGAAAAAATGGATATTAGGTGTATCATTTCTTATGGTGATGCTGGCATCGTGTAGCAAAGACAATGATGAAGGTACACCTCAATCTAGTACTTTAACGGGCGAAGGGGCTGAATTAAAATTCAGCTCCAACGTTCTCTCTTCTATAGTTGTTGAAGTTGAGGCAACGAGAGCAACGACGCGAGGTCCTTTGGTCTCTTTTGAGAATAATTCTCGTATCGGAGTTTTTGGTATACCGGGTATTGACGGTGGAACAGGTGAATCATGTAATTTGCGAGACTGTAAAAATGAATCGGATTTCCAAAAATATTTGTTCAATGGTCAATATACCTATGTGTCCGGTTATGATGAATTACAATCAGAATACCAGGCTACTTATCCGTCGCGGGCAAATCCTGCATTGTATTTGTATGGTTACTATCCATATACGGAGAAAGCTGAGTATCGGGAGATTGCAGGATCAACTCAATGGGCGGTTCCCTGGCAATTGGATATAGATAATATGGCAAATACAATTGATTATCTTTACACGGGTGAGCAGTTTGTCAAGTACTCGGAATGGGGATTAACCCCTGTGACTTTGGCGTTTCAGCATGCGTTGGGTAGAATTGACTTTAGGTTTTTCACAACCAACATGGCTGTACTCAATGCTAATTATAGTGTTCAGTCGGTTAGTGTGACCTGTATCTCAGGGAAGAAAGGTTGGATGGCAATAACTAATGGTGATCTGTCTTTTACAACGGAAACGTTTACATCTACTTATAAAGTAACAGATGGTTCAATAGCCTGGAATACGCCAGGAGAACCCGCTGCCCGTTTTATGTTTTCTCCTACTGGTACTTTGATTAAAAAAGTTACATGCGTGATGAAGAGTGGTGCGGGAGTTACTAAGGAGTATGAGATTTTCGACAGTGAGTATTCTGGTTATACAATCCCTGTAAGAAAGGGTGAGATTACAAATATGAAAATCAGATTTTTACCGAAAGATGCGTCTATATCATCTTCTGTTAATGTAAATTCATGGGAAAGTAGTGCCACTATAGATAAAGATATAAAGTTACAATAACAACATGACACGAATCGTAAAATATCTATTCTCCTTTGTTTTTCTGCTTCTTGCAGGAGCACAGAGTTTGTGTGCCCAGCAAGTGGCAGTAAAAACCAATGGCTTGTCACTTTTGGCAGGAGTGCCCAATTTAGGATGTGAACTGGTAGTCGGTGAACGTTCCAGTGTTGATTTAAGTGTCTATGGGGGATATAAACCTTATGGAACAGACATCAAAATTATTGGAGTGCAGCCGGAATATCGCTATTGGTTCAATGGTCGTCCTATGGTGCGCGAATATATCGGTATATCAGCTCTGGGGGCAAGTTATGACATTCATTGGGGGAAACATATTTACGAAGGGGATGCAGTAGGAATCGGCATAACGATGGGGTATTCGATGGCATTAGGAAAACGTTTTAATCTTGAATTCTCAGCAGGTTTCGGAGCTATTCATTTCTGGCATCAACAATACTTTGAGAATGATAACTTTGAGGATTATGCAATCAATAATCCGGGGAAGACGAATGCGCATGGATATAAACTGTTTCCGGCAAAACTAGCGGTTTCTATTTCTTATATTATTAGGTAGAAAGTAAGATTGTGGATATGAAAGTAAGTTTGATAAGAATAAACAGAGCTATGAGAATAGCTTTTCTTTTGACCTGTTATTTGGCTGCTTGCATTCAGATGAATGCGCAGGCACCCAAGTTGGTAATGGGTCGTATATTGGACAAAGAAGCATCAGAGAAGAAAAGAAAACCAGTCCCGTTTGATATCTCTTCTATTGGTGATATAAAGATTTACTACTTCAATACCGTTCAGGAAGGAAAAGATATGGAAGCCGCTTTGAATCAGGACAATATCAGCCTTACCCTTTCTGCCATGTATGAAGTGCCCGACGCTACGGGAGCTTATCAGATTACTTTGCCGGAAACCGGATCGTTGGTTATCAAAGTAAGTACGGCGCCTGCCGTGTTTGAAGCGGTCAATGGCCGGCGCGAGATTACTACATATGTAGATATGGGACACATGATTAGTCAGGTAACGGTAGTAGGACAGCGTACAGAGGTCACGTCTATGCCCGAAACACCTGATCAGTACGGTGATATGATTATCCTGAACGGGGCGAAAGTTGCCGTACCGCAGATGATTGGCAAAGATAACGCCCGGATGATTGTTCAGCCATACGTAATCAATAACAGCAAAGGAAAGAAAGTGGAAATGTATCGGTTGCCACGCGTGTATGATGGCGTTCAGTATGCACTGACACAAGAAAGAAGGATGGGATATGACATACAACATGATTCACTGTTTAATTTTATAGTTGAGAATGAGCCGCTTTCTGCAGAGAAGGCATCCTATATGTGGAACGACACAATCAAGCTTTCCAATGCACAAGACAATTTTCAGGTATTAGCCCACATGCAGATGGAGGACTATACACGTCCCTATTACGAACGTCTGTTGGAACTTTCTACACGTAGTCCGAGGCGTCCGTTGCGTTTTCTGGAATATTCGCTTGACCAATATGAACTGGATCCTAAAAAATATGAAGAGAAACCGAAGGTAGAACGCCGGACTGGTGTAGAAGATATTTCTCTAAGTTTCTTGTTGGGAAAAGCGGAATTGGATCCTGAAGATCCTAACAATGAAATACAACTGGATAAATTGAAAGCGAAGCTGCTGGAAGTGGTGAATGGGGAAAGTTCTACTTTGAAAGAACTCCATCTATATAGTGTATCATCTCCTGAAGGTTCTTATGCGTCTAATATGGCTTTATCCCAACGTCGTCTGGCATATGCCCGTTCGTTGGTTTATTCGGTTATTCCTGCTCGTACTATGCAGCGGCTATACACTTATACACCGAATGACTCACGAGTAGCTACCTGGTTGGAAGTTGCAGATTTATTGGAAAAGGACACGCTGCCCGATGAAGCTGCCGCTATCCGTGAGATTGTCGAAAAATATCCGAAGAGCCAGGACTTGCAGTTTCGGCAAGTGGCGGCACTACCTTATTATAATACGATTATTAAGGCACATCTTCCTAAGTTGCGTTCAATGAAATGTGAATATACAGCCGAGATTTATCGTGCGCTGACAAAAGAAGAAATATTGAATCGTTATCAGAATGATTCTGATTATCGTTCGGGAAAGAAGAATTTCGCCTTATATGAATATTGGCACTTGTTTAACATGGTGAAAGACCCCAAAGAGTTGGAGGAACTTTACCGTCGTGCATACAACTATTCTAAAGAACTGACTAACGGAAAACCGTGGGTGTTGGCTGCGAACAATCTGGCAGTATCTTATTTGAAACGTGATACGGTCGATACGGAAGTCCTAAGACCACTGGTCGACTTTTCTGTGAGAGGCTGCAACGTAGAACGTACTTTTGACGGACGAGTGATAGGTGTAGATAATGTGGAAGAAATAGTAGCCAATCAATTAGCTATGTATCTTAAAAAGGGAGACTTCTCCGAAGCCAGCCGTTTGGCTCAGTTATTGCCTGATAGTGAAAAGAACAAAAAGATAAAAGCATTTGCTTTCTGCTTGGGCGGATATTATAAGGTAACCAGCGGATTGAATGATGCGGAAATAGCCCGGCGTCTCGAAACATTCGAACTGGTCAGAAACAGTTCGCCTATCAATAATGTAGTGATGTGTCTGGCGATGAAAACACATGCATGGAATGAAAAGGCGGAGAAAGCATTGGAAGATTTACCTGCGGACGATCCGAAAACACTCTATCTGAAAGCAGTCCTTTATTGCCGGAAAGGTGATTTTTTTGCCATGCAGGCAGAAGAGGCACTGACGAATTGTTTCAAAAAAGACAGCAGCTATATCTCGATAGCCGAATGGGACGGGGATATTAGTGAAGACTGTTTCAAATATGCCAAAATGGGTTATGAAGACGAAATGGCTACAGGAGGAAATGAGTAGCTTAATTTGATAAATAATGGTGATGAAAAGATATATATTGACGTATGTTTGTTGTGGAATGCTTGCCGGAGGTGTAATGGCCCAGCAACAGGATTCCATTGCAAAAATGCGAGATGCCGCTGCTGCTCAGGACTCCGCTATGCAACGAAGAAGTCAGGCTGATACAGCCTACCGTGTGAAATACAATGCTTTGAGCTATTCGATGCAGAAACGTTATCAGCCTCAAGGCCGGGAGTTTGTTAATAAGAAATTCCTGGATAACTTCTTTGTCAGTTTCTGGGGAGGATATAATCGTATTATTCCTCAAGGAGGGATGAATCTTTCCGGTGGGCCGGAAATCGGATTGTCCGTATCGAAATTCTTTTCTCCTAAAAATGGGGTACGGCTGCTTGGAAGCTGGCAGTCCGCCAATCGGCAGAGTGATAATGAAAAATGGACTAACTATACGTTTGGTGTAGATCATATATTCAATCTGAGTACTGCTCTTGGCGGCTATAATCCTTATCGTATGCTAGAACTCTCTACGGTAGAGGGACTTGGAGTCCATCTCGCTTCATTGGCGGGAGAGAAGCAGAAGGCAATTGATTTTCATCTGGGACTGCAAATGAAAATATCTACCGGAACCCGTCTGGATGTGTTTATGGAACCGGGAATTTCTTTTTATACAGATGGAATTGATATTTCCGGAAACAATAACTCGCATGGCTATGATATTGGTTTCAACGCCCGGGTGGGTATGAATTATCGCTTAGGAACTTTTACCCCGCGTGGAAGTACGGAAGCCGGGGATGAAAACTTTCTGGATAATACATTTATCAGTGCGGGAATGGGCTTGCAGGCACAGAATTCCTCATTGGCTAGAGAGCAAGGACTGTTAGGCTCTACAGGTCCTATCTTTAGTGTGGCGGCAGGTAAGTGGTTTCTTGATTTATTTGGTTTTCGTTTATCTGCATTCGGGTCGTATGATGTGTGGAAAGCAAATCAAAAGTTGGGAATCGACAGAATGACCATGTATGCAGGTGGACGTGCTGAAGTAATGCTTAATCCTTTCGCCTTTTTCAAGAAAGATGTGCGTTCGATGAAATGGGGAATTGTCCCGATGTTTGGTGTTGAACTTGGAATGATGAAGAAGCAGGATGAACGCGAACTTGTATCCAAATCGTACACCGGAATGACCGGCGGAATTCAATTCAAGTACTATCCGACGGAGAATCTCGCTTTCTTTGTAGAACCTCGCATGTCATTTGTACCTTATACATTTACGGAGAAAACAATTTCCGGAAAGGTGAATGAGTATTCTTTCATGGATAAATTGATGAATGTTAGTGTAGGTGTCGAATTACGTCGTCCTACTCGTCCGCAGTGGCAACAATTGGCAAAGTTGAGAGGTGATTTTACGCCTTATTACTATACTTCTTATGCTGTCGGCATGACAATGCCGCAACAATTGAACCGACCGACTTCACGACGTCCGGGATTTATAATCGGAGCTGCGGTAGGACGTCAACTTAGTTCGCTATCGGGAGTTCGCTTAGGACTTGATTTTAATAATGCGGCTACCCGTTCATCAGATAATAAAATAGACCGTTATACTTTTATGAGTCTTTCGTTGGATTATATGTTTGATATATCCAATTGGGTGATAGGCTACGACCCTGAGCGTAAATTTGGTACGGAAGTGTTTGGGGGACCAGTTGTGACCCGTTGTTTTGATCCGGGAAAAACTTATGTGGGTCTAGAAGGTGGTGTACGGCCTTATTGGAGATTGGGTGGACAGTTTGATGTTTTTGCCGAGCCTAAATTACGGGTTTATACGAAACGCTATATGAATACCCCAGGGGGGAAGGGAACTCCTTTGCAACTTTCTTTTGCTTTAGGAACCTCTTATCGGTTCAATCCTTCCTATCGTAAGAGTTTGACAGAGAGCGGCTTCGGGGATGGCACAATCTGGGGAAATACATTTATTAGTGGAGGAGTCGGCTTCCAGTCTTTGGTCGGCTCAAGTCGTTCTATGGATGCTTTAGCCTCGGCAGGTCCGACAATGAGTATATCAGTCGGTAAGTGGCTGTTGCCTTTCTGGGGACTGCGTTTCTCTGGTTTTGCCGGAATCAGCAGCTGGAGACAGGCTACGAGTGAATATGGAACCCTTTCCGACAAGCGTACGATGCAAGGTGGAATACGGGTGGAGAGTATGTTTGATATTCTTTCTTTCTGGAAGTATGATAAAGAGCGGCGATGGGGGATTGTCCCGATGCTTGGTTTGGAATTGGGAAAAGTCCGGAGACAGAGCGAGAAGATTAGAGTTAGTGCGGCGGGAGCTGCATATGCAGGTATAACAGCCGGCTTACAATGCAAATATTACGTATCTGATGCTATGGCGTTGTTTATCGAACCTCGCTTCTCTCGTGTACCTTATTCTTATAGAGACATACATGTGGAAGATAATTATATCGGTCCGCGTACATCGGTAGCGGATAATGTAATGAGCGTTCAGATAGGACTGGAATTCCGTCGTGCCGGGGGCAGAACATTAAAGGAGCTGGCAGCTCTTAGAAAAGAATTCGAACCTTATTATTTTGCTTCATGGAATGTAGGTGCCAATATGCCTGTTCATCGTGTGAAGTATGATTCAGGTGCGGGGCTTGGAGTTTTGATAGGTGTATCGGGTGGACGTCAGTTCTTTCCATGTTCCGGAGCGCGGGTCGGTTTGGATTATACAGCCTTGCCGGGTAGGAATGGTGCAGATGCTCGTAAATTGATAAGTGTATCGGCCGATTACCTCTTTGACATCACTCATTTCATGGGTGGTTATAATCCTGAACGCAAATTTGGAGTAGAGATTTTGGCAGGTCCGGTTTTGGCTTTTGGCTCAGAGCCTAATAAGACAACCTTTGGTTTGGAAGGCGGCTTGCATTTTTATTATAAACTGGTTAAAGGGTTCGGAGTATTTGCAGAACCCCGTATACGTATGTACACTAAGAACATTTTGGCAGGCGGTGATCTTACTCCTGTGCATGCTGCATTTTCGGTGGGGACTTCTTATCGGTTCTAAATAGCAATATATTAAAGCTTTGCATTGATTTGCGAAGGTTTTCAAATATTGCATTGTAGAAATAGTTTTTATATGGAAATAATTGGATAGTTTCCTTCCATTTAGTAATCAAGAATAACAGTTGGTTATTGATACTTATCTTTTTTTTGTCTTTCAAAAGAATATGAGTATCAATAACCAACTGTCTTTTTGTTTAGTATTAGCGAATATTAGTATGATATATAACTATATATTTCATAAATTTAACATCAGCTTGACTTTTAGTGTTCGCAACTCTCTATTAAATCTTTTTGGGATTCGATTGCTTTTCTAAATATTTGTATTTATATTTGTTATTCTAAACGAACAAAAGTGAACTAAAGTGTTTAGAGGGGGAAAGTGTGAATTGTATATTATTATTCTTGTATTGTTCTTGTAATGGGAATGTAATCTACTCTTCTTTATTTTGCCCGCTCTAATAGATGACTTAAATTGAGACAGATGGGAAAAAGACATGTGTTGTATGCCATAGTGTTACTATTGGCTTTAGGTTCTTGCAATAGGGAAGCGCAGCAAGAAACAGGGAGTGGGAAACAGCAGTTTGTACGTTTCACCTCGGTGGTTGAAGGTACGTACACAAGAGCGGCCGGAGCTTCATGGACTCCAAGTGACGCTATAGGTGTTTATATGAAAAAAAATGGTTCTGAGCTTAGTGCTGGTTCCATTGTTGGTGAAGGTGATAACGTGGAATACTTCACAGAGAATGGTGATGGTAATTTCTTGCCTGTATCAACCTATCTTTCTTTTCCGGATGATGGTACTAAAGTTGATTTTATAGGATATTATCCTTATCAAGAAACAATCAATAATTTTATTTATCCCGTTGATGTCACGGAGCAAAAGAATCAAGAGGATATTGATTTGTTATATGCTGATAATTTGGTGGGACGTGAACAGGCGTCTGTGGTAGGAAACCTGCAATTCAGGCATATACTTTCGCGAATAGTACTTACTTTGCAAGTAACTGATGGGACATCGTTAGATGGTCTTGTTGTCTCTATCCTTAATGTTAAGACTAGTGCAAAATTTAATTTAGTTGACGGAACTTTAACCACGGAAGAGCAATCTGCGGGAAATGTGAACATGCGTGTTCGGAAAACGAATACTGGAGCAATAGCGGAGGCGATATTAATACCGCAATCACTGGATACCGGCATGAAAATATCATTGACTTTAGGTGAAAAGAAAAGCACAGTAACGCTTGATAATGTAAAATCAATTATTGGAGGAAACTCTTATACAACTACTTGCAATGTAAAAGGAGGTGGAACTGTAACTGACCCGGAGGCTACAAAATATGCTAAATGGAGAGAAACACCGGTTATTACAAAAGAACAGTTAGCTAATAACCGCCTTATATATGCTACTTTTTATATGCCTGATGAGAATAAAATGTATGAGCCTGATTCTAATAATAGTATAATATTGAGAAATTATAGTATGTTGTATGATAAGGATCTGAAGTTTGCTTATTGGGTAGCATATCCCCTATTTCCCAAGTGTACAGGAAACTCAGGAAGAACTGATGCTTGGAACTATGCTCCTAGCACAATAATTCCTTATGCGGATCAAGCTAATTTGAGTAGCGGATTTGGAAGTGGATATGATCGTGGGCATCAAATACCTAGTGGAGATAGGACATGTAATAAACCGACCAACGAGACAACTTTTTACTATGCTAATATGACTCCTCAGACGGGAACAAAAATGAATCAGTCCATTTGGAGACTATTAGAAGACAAAGTACGTGGTTGGAGAAGTGGGACGGATACTGTTTTTGTCGTTACTGGTGCAATGCCACCTCAAAATAATATAAAGTACTTGAAAGGAATGGCTATTCCGGAGTATTATTTTAAAGCTCTCGCTAGAAAAATTAATAATAAGTTTCATACTATTGCTTTCAAATTAAATAATGAGGACTTTTCTTATACAGATTATATGAAGAATGCTATTTCAGTTAGCGAGTTGGAAAAGTTGACAGGATTTACTTTTTTTCCAAGCATAGATGTGGAAACAAAGCAAGCGCTAGAACTTAATTTGTGGCAATAAATCAGTCTTTTTAATATATGTTTAACTAATCACTAAACGAATTATGAAATTAGGGAAATTCTTATCAATGGGCGTGTTGTCAGTCTTTGCTTTGGGTGCATGTACTCCGAATGCAGATGATAACAGTGAATGGAACGATGGTTCTCAACCTGTCGTTTTTAAGTCACAAATTCAAGGTGTCAAAACAAGAGCAGTAAATAATGCTTGGAGTGAAGATGGTAGTGACCAAGTTGGTGTTTTTGTAAAGCAGAATGGAGCATTTGGTGATGCCGTGAATAAACATTATTATGTTAGTGCTGAAGGAAATCTTTCCACTGCTTCTGCAGATGATGCTATTTATTATCCAGATAATGGTGATAAAGTAGACTTTGTTGCTTATTATCCTTATGCAACTACTTTGGCAGGTAATGCTTATACTGTTGATGTGACAGAACAGTCATCTCAGCCAGCGATTGATTTGCTTTATTCTATCAATGCAACGAATAAAGATAAAAGTGTAACTGCACCTGTGCAATTAACTTTTAAACATCAGTTGGCGAAGATTGTATTGAATATAACAAAAGATGCCACTATTCCGACATTGGAAGGTTTGAAAGTTGCTGTTACTGGAACAAAAACGAAAGGCTCATTTGCTTTATTAAATGGTGTTTTAACTCCTGACGATAATTCTGTACAGAATATTGCAGCGAAAGTAAGTAATGCTGGTACTTTGGCAGAAACAATTATTTTACCTGTAAATGGTTTGTCTGGTGCTGCGATAACATTTACTATAGGGGATAAAACAAAATCTTGGAATATTCCGGAAGGCCAGAATTATGTAGCCGGCTCTCAATATACTTATCCGGTTGTTATTAAAGAAACAGGAGGACAGATTTCTGTTTCATTTGGTGATGCAACTATTGATGATTGGACTCCTGTAACAGGTGGCAATATTGATATTGATTTTGGTAATGGTGGTGGAGTTGATCCGACTCCTGGTGGTGAAGAAAAATTGATTTTTACTGAAACATTTGGAGCTGTAATGGGATCTAAACCTTCAGGTGGCTGGCCTTATGTTTCAAAATTTACAGCCTGGAGTAATCCTTGGACATTTACAGATAAAACAAGTACGATGAGTATTCGTTCTATTGATTATAAGACAGAAAGTAATCCGAATCCGACAGATAAAGTTAATAATTTATGGGTACCTGCCGCCAAAAATTCAACTTTAGAGATTTCTAGTATTAATACTGAGGGATATACTAAAATGAAATTCGGTTTTGAATTGGCTGCTGATTCATACAATTTTACGGCAGGGACGAAGATTTCAGAACAAGAATTAAATGTATTAAGGTTCACTTGGAATGGACAGGATATTTCTATACCTAGCAAGATTGTTACTTCTGCAAATTCTAATGTGTTTTTCCCATTTGAAATTGCTACAGATTTAGTTGGAACGGCCAATAGTGTATTAGAAATTTCTACTACTGATGCAGATAATAAAGCTGGTCTGCGTGTTGCCAATATTAAGATATTTGGTACTAAATAATATCAATAGAAGATAAATAGAGGAGGAGAGAAGGATAAAAAATAAGTCTCTCCTCCTTATTTCTCTAAGAAACGGAACGCACTAGCGTAAAGAACTAACGAATAACTGATAAATATGAAACAAAAACTAATGCTTTTTATAGCACTGCTTTTACCCTGCTTTCTGTTTGCGCAGCAAATACAGACAAGTATTAAAGGTCGTGTTATAGGTTCAGTCTCGAAAGAACCGGTAGCTGGCGTAATTGTGGAGCTAAACGGAGAAAATAAGCAGACTCGGACTGATTCAAAAGGCTTTTTCAATTTCGAAAATGTTTCGCAGGGGAAAGATGTGCTGATGTTTAATTCAGTGAACATAACGCCTCAGAGAATATTAATAGAAATAGAAAAAGGCGTTATTAATGATGTAGGCAATATCGAGGTGATAGAACTTCAGACGAATGAGGATTTATCATTGGTAGGTGTTATCGACGAAGTAATGGTAGACGATGATGTCGACAATTCTTCACAAGATGTAAGTTCTACAGTGATTTTGTCTAATGATGTATATCTAAACCGCGCAGCTTATCAGTTATCCCCCGTTCGTTTTCGTGTCAGAGGATACGATAGCTATTACCAACAAAAATATATTAATGGTGTCAGTTTCAACGACCAATTACGAGGCGTGTTCAATTATGCTTCCATTGGCGCACTGAACGATATGACACGTAATGGAGATGTAGTCAACTATAACCGTCCTTCTACTTTTACTTATGGTTCTATAGGAGGTGCTGAGAACATAAATATGCGTGCTGGTAGTTATGCTCCCGGAACTAAGGCTACATTGACTTATACAAACCGCATTTATTATCTTCGTGGCATGGTGACATATGCCACAGGTTTACGACCGGATGGATGGGCATTTACCGCTTCATTAGGAGGACGTTATTCTCATGAAGGAAATGTAGACGGCACATTCTACCGGAATTTTTCTTATGCTTTATCAGCGGAGAAGCAGTGGAAAGGTGGAAAACATAGCTTGTCTTTAGTGACGTTCGGGTCACCGGTTGCACGAGGACAACAGAGTGCGTCTTATAAAGAAGTATATGAATTAACTGGAAATTATCTTTATAATCCGAATTGGGGATACCAA
The DNA window shown above is from Bacteroides faecium and carries:
- a CDS encoding fimbrillin family protein; amino-acid sequence: MKKNLLFIMAVSAMFAGCSNGEDFDGKEGGNVTPVTPVEKSDVEVVFGTATTAKVVQSQTRAALGDSWNNEQIAIWGVDRAAGAAWNTAAAHLFGQTSPVTATVAAGGNVTFNDGPYYYPMSSNISYSFYSCYPSPANNQVSSNPTSIACSYVITGKEDVMWGKAEGKDTLYLGNTYSGFNAMYFRKVENAPVPNLQFKHCLTRLNFKALTGTGFGETTPVAIKNIKVLNVPTGVRLAVAGDGAGVLTATGLTGDMSLYNGDTAMGNELIIPETSTDKKDATSLGTVLVMPSETGTYNLSVTLVGVDGEGKAITQDITGPVTITSKDGFKAGTQYNVILTAYGLQIVKVEATMGTWGVGDDITQEIN
- a CDS encoding fimbrillin family protein, which translates into the protein MKKWILGVSFLMVMLASCSKDNDEGTPQSSTLTGEGAELKFSSNVLSSIVVEVEATRATTRGPLVSFENNSRIGVFGIPGIDGGTGESCNLRDCKNESDFQKYLFNGQYTYVSGYDELQSEYQATYPSRANPALYLYGYYPYTEKAEYREIAGSTQWAVPWQLDIDNMANTIDYLYTGEQFVKYSEWGLTPVTLAFQHALGRIDFRFFTTNMAVLNANYSVQSVSVTCISGKKGWMAITNGDLSFTTETFTSTYKVTDGSIAWNTPGEPAARFMFSPTGTLIKKVTCVMKSGAGVTKEYEIFDSEYSGYTIPVRKGEITNMKIRFLPKDASISSSVNVNSWESSATIDKDIKLQ
- a CDS encoding DUF3575 domain-containing protein, with product MTRIVKYLFSFVFLLLAGAQSLCAQQVAVKTNGLSLLAGVPNLGCELVVGERSSVDLSVYGGYKPYGTDIKIIGVQPEYRYWFNGRPMVREYIGISALGASYDIHWGKHIYEGDAVGIGITMGYSMALGKRFNLEFSAGFGAIHFWHQQYFENDNFEDYAINNPGKTNAHGYKLFPAKLAVSISYIIR
- a CDS encoding fimbrillin family protein; this translates as MGKRHVLYAIVLLLALGSCNREAQQETGSGKQQFVRFTSVVEGTYTRAAGASWTPSDAIGVYMKKNGSELSAGSIVGEGDNVEYFTENGDGNFLPVSTYLSFPDDGTKVDFIGYYPYQETINNFIYPVDVTEQKNQEDIDLLYADNLVGREQASVVGNLQFRHILSRIVLTLQVTDGTSLDGLVVSILNVKTSAKFNLVDGTLTTEEQSAGNVNMRVRKTNTGAIAEAILIPQSLDTGMKISLTLGEKKSTVTLDNVKSIIGGNSYTTTCNVKGGGTVTDPEATKYAKWRETPVITKEQLANNRLIYATFYMPDENKMYEPDSNNSIILRNYSMLYDKDLKFAYWVAYPLFPKCTGNSGRTDAWNYAPSTIIPYADQANLSSGFGSGYDRGHQIPSGDRTCNKPTNETTFYYANMTPQTGTKMNQSIWRLLEDKVRGWRSGTDTVFVVTGAMPPQNNIKYLKGMAIPEYYFKALARKINNKFHTIAFKLNNEDFSYTDYMKNAISVSELEKLTGFTFFPSIDVETKQALELNLWQ
- a CDS encoding fimbrillin family protein; this encodes MKLGKFLSMGVLSVFALGACTPNADDNSEWNDGSQPVVFKSQIQGVKTRAVNNAWSEDGSDQVGVFVKQNGAFGDAVNKHYYVSAEGNLSTASADDAIYYPDNGDKVDFVAYYPYATTLAGNAYTVDVTEQSSQPAIDLLYSINATNKDKSVTAPVQLTFKHQLAKIVLNITKDATIPTLEGLKVAVTGTKTKGSFALLNGVLTPDDNSVQNIAAKVSNAGTLAETIILPVNGLSGAAITFTIGDKTKSWNIPEGQNYVAGSQYTYPVVIKETGGQISVSFGDATIDDWTPVTGGNIDIDFGNGGGVDPTPGGEEKLIFTETFGAVMGSKPSGGWPYVSKFTAWSNPWTFTDKTSTMSIRSIDYKTESNPNPTDKVNNLWVPAAKNSTLEISSINTEGYTKMKFGFELAADSYNFTAGTKISEQELNVLRFTWNGQDISIPSKIVTSANSNVFFPFEIATDLVGTANSVLEISTTDADNKAGLRVANIKIFGTK